One part of the Sciurus carolinensis chromosome 4, mSciCar1.2, whole genome shotgun sequence genome encodes these proteins:
- the Myl6b gene encoding myosin light chain 6B: MPPKKDVPVKKPAGPSISKPAAKPAAGVPPAKTKAEPAVAQAPVKTQEPPVDLSKVVIEFNKDQLEEFKEAFELFDRVGDGKILYSQCGDVMRALGQNPTNAEVLKVLGNPKSDELKTRRVDFETFLPMLQAVAKNRDQGTYEDYLEGLRVFDKEGNGKVMGAELRHVLTTLGEKMTEEEVETVLAGHEDSNGCINYEAFLKHILSV; this comes from the exons ATGCCTCCCAAGAAGGATGTTCCCGTGAAGAAACCAGCAGGGCCCTCCATCTCTAAACCTGCTGCCAAACCAGCAGCAGGGGTCCCTCCAGCCAAGACCAAGGCTGAGCCTGCTGTTGCCCAGGCGCCTGTGAAAACCCAGGAGCCCCCTGTCGATCTCTCCAAAGTGGTG ATCGAGTTTAACAAGGACCAGCTGGAGG AGTTCAAGGAGGCCTTTGAGCTGTTTGACCGAGTAGGCGATGGCAAGATCCTGTACAGCCAGTGCGGGGATGTAATGAGGGCCCTGGGTCAGAACCCGACCAACGCCGAGGTGCTCAAGGTCCTGGGGAACCCCAAGAGTGATG AGCTGAAGACCAGGCGTGTGGACTTTGAGACGTTCCTGCCCATGCTCCAGGCAGTGGCCAAGAACCGGGACCAAGGCACATATGAGGACTACCTGGAGGGGCTTCGGGTGTTTGACAAGGAGGGAAATGGCAAAGTCATGGGTGCAGAGCTCAGACATGTCCTCACCACCCTGG GAGAGAAGATGACTGAGGAGGAGGTGGAGACTGTTCTGGCAGGACATGAGGACAGTAATGGCTGCATCAACTATGAGG CCTTCCTGAAGCACATCCTCAGCGTCTAA
- the Myl6 gene encoding myosin light polypeptide 6 isoform X1 produces the protein MCDFTEDQTAEFKEAFQLFDRTGDGKILYSQCGDVMRALGQNPTNAEVLKVLGNPKSDEMNVKVLDFEHFLPMLQTVAKNKDQGTYEDYVEGLRVFDKEGNGTVMGAEIRHVLVTLGEKMTEEEVEMLVAGHEDSNGCINYEAFVRHILSG, from the exons ATG TGTGACTTCACGGAGGATCAGACCGCAG AATTCAAGGAGGCCTTCCAGCTGTTTGACCGAACAGGTGATGGCAAGATCCTGTACAGCCAGTGTGGGGATGTGATGAGGGCTCTGGGCCAGAACCCCACCAACGCCGAGGTTCTCAAGGTCCTGGGGAACCCCAAGAGTGATG AGATGAATGTAAAGGTGCTGGACTTTGAGCACTTCTTGCCCATGCTGCAGACTGTGGCCAAGAACAAGGACCAGGGAACCTATGAGGATTATGTTGAAGGTCTTCGGGTGTTTGACAAGGAAGGGAATGGTACTGTCATGGGTGCTGAAATCCGTCATGTCCTTGTCACACTGG GTGAGAAGATGACAGAGGAAGAAGTGGAAATGCTGGTGGCGGGGCATGAGGACAGCAATGGTTGTATCAACTATGAAG CGTTTGTGAGGCATATCCTGTCGGGGTGA
- the Myl6 gene encoding myosin light polypeptide 6 isoform X2, whose translation MCDFTEDQTAEFKEAFQLFDRTGDGKILYSQCGDVMRALGQNPTNAEVLKVLGNPKSDEMNVKVLDFEHFLPMLQTVAKNKDQGTYEDYVEGLRVFDKEGNGTVMGAEIRHVLVTLGEKMTEEEVEMLVAGHEDSNGCINYEELVRMVLNG comes from the exons ATG TGTGACTTCACGGAGGATCAGACCGCAG AATTCAAGGAGGCCTTCCAGCTGTTTGACCGAACAGGTGATGGCAAGATCCTGTACAGCCAGTGTGGGGATGTGATGAGGGCTCTGGGCCAGAACCCCACCAACGCCGAGGTTCTCAAGGTCCTGGGGAACCCCAAGAGTGATG AGATGAATGTAAAGGTGCTGGACTTTGAGCACTTCTTGCCCATGCTGCAGACTGTGGCCAAGAACAAGGACCAGGGAACCTATGAGGATTATGTTGAAGGTCTTCGGGTGTTTGACAAGGAAGGGAATGGTACTGTCATGGGTGCTGAAATCCGTCATGTCCTTGTCACACTGG GTGAGAAGATGACAGAGGAAGAAGTGGAAATGCTGGTGGCGGGGCATGAGGACAGCAATGGTTGTATCAACTATGAAG AGCTTGTCCGGATGGTGCTGAATGGCTGA